TTCGGCCCCGAAGCCGGCCTCGTCGACCAGCGCGAGCACCTCGTCGTACCCGGTGAGCGAGGAGACCAAGAGGAGGACGACGCCGTCGGGCGCGAGGACGCGACCCACGTCCGCGAGGAACGGTTCGATGAGTTCGCGGCCCGACTCGCCGCCCGAGAGCGCGTGCTCCATCCAGTCGTCCCACTCGTTGTCGGGGTCCGTCGGGAGGTACGGGGGGTTGAAACACACCGCGTCGAACGCGTCCGCGCGGAACGGCGAGAGCAGGTCGGCCACCACGGCCTCGACGCCGCGCTCGCGGGCCTGCCGCGCCGCGTGCGGGTTGAGGTCGCTGCCGACCACGTCGAGGTCGCGCTCGGCCGCCACCCGCTGGGCGACCCACCCCGACCCCGTGCCGACCTCCAGCACGCGTCCGTGCGCCTCCGCGACCGCCGCCTCCGCGAGCAGCCCGGAGTCCTCCGCGGGCTGGTAGACGGTGACGTCGTCGAGGCCGCGTCGCGCGGCGAGGTCGCCGCGCTCGAGCCCGTCGTCTCCGGTCATCCGTCCCCCTCCGCGTCGCCGTCGGTCGAGTCCTCGTCCACCGCGTCGGCGTCGGTCGACCCTTCGGATCCGTCCCCCGCGTCGCCGGCCGTCCGGCTCTCGGATCCGTCGCGTCGCGCCGCGCGCCCCTCGACGGACGCGTCCAACTGCGGTCCGGACGCGCCCTCGGCGCGGGCGGAGAGCGTCTGCTGCGGGAACGGGATGACGATCCCCTCGTCTTCGAGCGCGTCCTTCATCGCGTTCATCGCGGCGGTCTGCGTCCGCCAGCGCTTCCGCATGCTGGGGTTGCGGATCCAGTAGCGGAGCCCGAGGACGACCGCCGAGTCGTCGAAGCGCTTCGTCACGGCGTTCGGCTCGGGCATCTCCGCGACGTCCTCGACGCCCGCGACCGCCTCCTCGACGACGGCGGCCGCGCGCTCGACGTCGCTGTCGTAGTCGACGCCGACCTCGACTTCGATCCGCAGCCGGTTCCGCCGCGATCGGTCGACGATCGACCCGGAGCGAACGGTGTCGTTCGGCATCGTGATCACCTCGCCGTCGAACGACCGGAGCCGCGTGCTCATGATCGATATCTCCGTCACCGTCCCCTCGTGGTCCCCGACCTCGACCCAGTCCCCGACCTCGAACGGCCGGGAGAACATCAACACGAAGCCGGCGAGGATCGCGCCCAAGGTCTGGCGGGCCGCCATCCCGACCACGATCCCGAGGAACCCCGCGCCGACGAGGAGGCTGCCGACGTTGTCGGTGAACAGCCCGACGACGGCGACCAGCGCGGTCGTGTAGACTGTCAGCTGCGTGATCCGGAGGATCACCTCCTGCTGGTGTTGAGAGACCGACGCGCTCTCGGCCCCGATCTCTCGGATGACCCCGCCGAGGAAGTCCGTGAGCGCGTACGCGATCGCGAGGAGGATCACGGCGAGGACGACGTTCGACACCTGATCGGCGGTCAGCGTCGACCGCGCGGCCTCGAAGAGGGCGCCGCTCCGGTCCCACACCGCGATGAGCGTGAGCGCGCCCGCCGCTGTGGCGACCCCGACCGCCGTCGACAGCAGGAGGCGGCGCGTCGAACTGAGGTCCTCGTCGCCGCGTTTCAGCCGCCCGGTGAGGTACCGGACCGCCAGCACGCCGGCGACGATCCCGACGGAGGCGGCGAACCGCTCGAAGTTGCCCGCGAGCGCGCGCTGAAGCTCCGTCACGAGGCCGATCCACCCGGTCATCTCACGCCTCCGTCGGGGAGCCGCGGTCGCGGGCCAGCTCCGCCAGCGCGGCGAACGCCGCCGGCTCCAGCGTGCCAGGGCGGCTGCCGAGCAGCTCCTCGTCGGCCGCGTCGACGACCGCCTCGGGGTCGTCCAGCCCGGAGATATGCGCCGTGTTCCGCACCGCGTTCCGCACCGTCTTCCGCCGCTGGGTAAAAAGCGCCTTGACGAACCGGAGGAAGAACGCCTCGTCCCCGACGACGTAGTCCGGGTCGCGAGGGGTACACCGCACGACCGCGCTCTCGACCGCGGGCTGCGGGTCGAACGCCTCCTTCGGGACGCGCTCCGCGATCTCCACGTCGGCGTAGTGCTGCGCCGACACCGAGAGCCGGCCGTACTCGGACTCGCCCGCGGACGCCACCATGCGCTCCGCGAACTCGGCTGGAACATCAACACGAGCGGCCGCTCCTCCGGCAGCAGCCGGAAGGCGATCTCCGGAGACGCCGTACGGGAGGTTGGCGACGCAGGCGGTGAACTCGGGGAGATCGACGTCGAGCGCGTCGCCCTCGACCACGTCGAGCAGCCCGTCCGCGACCGCGGCCGCGAACTCCTCGCGGAGGAAGTCAGCGAACGCGCCGTCCCGTTCGATCGCGGTCACGCGCCCCGGTTCCGCGTCCGTGTCGGCCGCTGCGCCGTCGCCACTTCCGGCGGCCGCGGTCGCCGTCGCCAGCAGGCGGTCCGTGAGCGCGCCCGCGCGAGCAGCCCGTCCGCGACCGCGGCCGCGAACTCCTCGCGGAGGAAGTCAGCGAACGCGCCGTCCCGTTCGATCGCGGTCACGCGCCCCGGTTCCGCGTCCGTGTCGGCCGCTGCGCCGTCGCCACTTCCGGCGGCCGCGGTCGCCGTCGCCAGCAGGCGGTCCGTGAGCGCGCCCGCGCCGCCGCCGATCTCCAAGAGGTGGCCGCGGTCGGCGTCGTCGGGGAGGTAGCCGGGGATCCGGTCGAGGACCCGGTCGTCGACGAGGAAGTGCTGGTCGCGGTCGGGGTCCGCGCGCGAGCCGGCGCGCCTCGCGAGCGCGTCGGGGTCGCGGCCCCCGTAGCGGACGCCTCGCCCGCCGGTGAGTCGGTCATGGCCGGGGTACACGCGGTGTTCGGGTAAAAGTCTCGTTTCGGGGGCGCTGCGGCCGGCGTCGGCCGGCGTCGGCCCGGCGGCGGAGCGCCCGTCCCGTCCGACTCACTCCTCGCGACCGACGAACGTCCGGTACTTCAGGTCGTCCTCGCGGATCTCCTCGACGATCCGTTCGAGGATCACCTCCCGCGGGCGGTGAAGCCCGGAGATGCGCTCCTCGACGTCGTCGAAGCTCTCGAACGGGCCCCGCTTCCGCTCGTCTAAGAGGTCGTTCCGCAGCTTCTTGCCGATCCCGGGCAGCAGGTTCAGCTGGTGGAGCCGGAGCGTGATCGGTCCCGCCTCGTTGTAGAAGTCCACGAACCGCTCCTCGTCGGCGTCGACTATCGCCTCGACGGCGTACTCGACCTCCGCGGCCGCGTTCCGGGTGAGGTCGTCGAACGACACCTCTCGGTAGCGGCCGACGTCCGGGCCGTCCGGCGCGATCCGGTCACCCACGGAGACGTCCGCGTCGTCTCCGAGCGATAGCTCGTACAGGCGAACGAGTCGGCCCCCAGCCCGTACGCCACCGGCGACTTACGGGTCGTCGTCCGGGCGCCCGTTCGGCAACACGTCGAGCAGGACGGCGGTCGGGCCGTCGCCGCCGGAGGCGTCGTCTCGCCCGCGGCTCTCCGGCGTCCGCGGCGGCGTCGCCCCCGCTCCGATCGTCGGCCGGCGTCCCGTCGCCGTCGGCGTGGTCCATGTATCGTTTATCGCTCCGGGCGGTGAAAAAACCGCTGGCGAGGCGGATGCGTCCGGGTCCGGCGCGCGCTCCGCGACCGCGCGCGGTCGCTCGCGAAACGGAGTGCGGGTCGTCCGGCTCGCGCGGCCGGGTCCGAGAGAAAGCGCGTCGGCGGGTCGCCCCGTCGAGCCGAGCGGGACGCGTTCAGGCGTACTTCGCGACGACGTCGAGGATCTCGTCTAGCTCCTCGCCGTCGAGCGAGTAGCGCTCCTGGGCGAACACCGAGCGGAGCTCGGTGCGGTCCTCGGGGAGCAGGTCGGTGATCTTCACCGCGGTCGGCACGTCGATCTGGTCGAGCTCGGTCAGCTCCTCGACGAGATCGCGGGACTCGTCGGCGTCTAGGTCCGCGAACCGATTGACGTGCTCGATGGCGCGGGCCAGCTCGTAGCGGAGGTCGCGGTCCTCGTCTTCCGCGCGCTCGTCTTCGATCTCCACGAGGATCTCCTTCGCCTCGGAGGTGGTGACGTACTCCTCGTCGAGCTTCTCTTTGAAGATTGTCATCTCAGTTCTGCTGGGCGCGCATGTGGGCGGCGGTGACGATGAGCGTCTTCGTCTTGCCGCCGTCCGGAATCTCGACTTTGAACGCGGAGCCCTGCTTGCCGACGACGGTGCCGGTCCGGCCGTCGAAGCGCGGGTGGAAGCGGCCCTTGGGGACGCTCGGGTCGATCTTGAGGTGGACCTGCGACCCCTCGTCGAACTCCTGGATCGCTCGCTGCGGCGGGGAGGTGCCGCGGTTGCGGGGTTTGTTCGAGAGCTTGTCGCGAGTCGCTTTCTGGCCCATTGGAACTCGGCATGGTCTTGGGACACCTTCCGCTGCCGCCGTTATAAATCGTGCGTTACGACCCGCGGGACGTGGAGGTCTCACACGCGCGGGTCGGCGGTAGCGCTCGCTGCCTCGGTCGTGCGCGGCCGGGACGCACGCGCGCGACTACCCGACGCACCTCCCTTCCGAAAGGGCTAATCCCGGGTGTCCCTATCATGTTCGTAATGAGTCATCAGTTGCCGGACGTACAGGCCTCGTCCCCCGACGTCACCGTCGGGCTCTCACAGGTCGGCGTCACCGGCGTAGAGAAGCTCGTCAAGCTGGCCCGCGGCGACAAGCGACCCATCGTCCTCATGGCGGAGTTCGAGGTGTTCGTCGACCTCCCGAGCGGTCGCAAGGGGATCGACATGTCGCGGAACCTCGCGACCGTCGACGAGATCTTAGAGGACATCACCCGCGAGGAGGCGTACCGCGTCGAGGACGTCTGCGGCGACGCCGCCGAGCGACTCTTAGAGAAGCACGACACACCACCACCGCCGAGGTGTCGATGACGGCGGAGCTGGTCACCCGCGAGGACACGCCGGCGTCCGACATCGAGACGCAGAGCACGGCGACGATCATCGCGAGCGCCGAGGCGACGGCGGACGGCACCCGCGAGGAGATCGGCGCCGAAGTGACGGGGATGACCGTCTGCCCCTGCTCGCAGGGATGAGCGAGTCGCGGGCCCGCGATAAGCTCGCCCAGCTCGGCGTCGACGAGGAGACGACCGAGGAGTTCTTAGACGCCGTCCCGCAGCCGGGGCACTCCCAGCGCGGTCACGCGACGCTGACGATCACGACCGACGGCCACCCCGACGTGGACCTCCGAGACGTGATCGACGTCGCCCGCGACTCGATGAGCGCGCGCATCTACAACATGGCGAAGCGCCCCGACGAGGACCACATGACCTACGAGGCCCACGCCGACGCGAAGTTCGTCGAGGACTGCGTCCGGGCGCTGGCCGAGGGGGCCGTCGACGAGTTCCCGCACCTCTCCGACGACGCCGTGGTCCACATGAAGCAGTCGAACGACGAGTCGATCCACCAGCACAACGCCCACGCGGAGCGCG
The sequence above is a segment of the Halorubrum sp. 2020YC2 genome. Coding sequences within it:
- a CDS encoding 16S ribosomal RNA methyltransferase A; translation: MTAIERDGAFADFLREEFAAAVADGLLDVVEGDALDVDLPEFTACVANLPYGVSGDRLPAAAGGAAARVDVPAEFAERMVASAGESEYGRLSVSAQHYADVEIAERVPKEAFDPQPAVESAVVRCTPRDPDYVVGDEAFFLRFVKALFTQRRKTVRNAVRNTAHISGLDDPEAVVDAADEELLGSRPGTLEPAAFAALAELARDRGSPTEA
- a CDS encoding mechanosensitive ion channel family protein, whose translation is MTGWIGLVTELQRALAGNFERFAASVGIVAGVLAVRYLTGRLKRGDEDLSSTRRLLLSTAVGVATAAGALTLIAVWDRSGALFEAARSTLTADQVSNVVLAVILLAIAYALTDFLGGVIREIGAESASVSQHQQEVILRITQLTVYTTALVAVVGLFTDNVGSLLVGAGFLGIVVGMAARQTLGAILAGFVLMFSRPFEVGDWVEVGDHEGTVTEISIMSTRLRSFDGEVITMPNDTVRSGSIVDRSRRNRLRIEVEVGVDYDSDVERAAAVVEEAVAGVEDVAEMPEPNAVTKRFDDSAVVLGLRYWIRNPSMRKRWRTQTAAMNAMKDALEDEGIVIPFPQQTLSARAEGASGPQLDASVEGRAARRDGSESRTAGDAGDGSEGSTDADAVDEDSTDGDAEGDG
- a CDS encoding GTP cyclohydrolase, FolE2/MptA family; amino-acid sequence: MSESRARDKLAQLGVDEETTEEFLDAVPQPGHSQRGHATLTITTDGHPDVDLRDVIDVARDSMSARIYNMAKRPDEDHMTYEAHADAKFVEDCVRALAEGAVDEFPHLSDDAVVHMKQSNDESIHQHNAHAEREVTLGDLRNELDR
- a CDS encoding RNA polymerase Rpb4 family protein, with protein sequence MTIFKEKLDEEYVTTSEAKEILVEIEDERAEDEDRDLRYELARAIEHVNRFADLDADESRDLVEELTELDQIDVPTAVKITDLLPEDRTELRSVFAQERYSLDGEELDEILDVVAKYA
- a CDS encoding HemK2/MTQ2 family protein methyltransferase, whose protein sequence is MTGDDGLERGDLAARRGLDDVTVYQPAEDSGLLAEAAVAEAHGRVLEVGTGSGWVAQRVAAERDLDVVGSDLNPHAARQARERGVEAVVADLLSPFRADAFDAVCFNPPYLPTDPDNEWDDWMEHALSGGESGRELIEPFLADVGRVLAPDGVVLLLVSSLTGYDEVLALVDEAGFGAEPVVEESFPFETLTVVALRRA